From the Oncorhynchus nerka isolate Pitt River linkage group LG20, Oner_Uvic_2.0, whole genome shotgun sequence genome, one window contains:
- the LOC135559510 gene encoding trichohyalin-like isoform X2 — protein sequence MEDVQEERERLRRVLKQTGRIKCPKESCSAHFFSLMGYQYHQKRCGRQLSEEDKPVFLCQHCGKTYRSKTGRDYHLCTEHPTTNNNTTGRGMRTEEGQPAGRREQNHMEREKDGRERERERKDNEKGQELSAGREKDGRERERDRKDNEKGQELSAGREKDGRERERDRKDNEKGQELSAGREKDGRERESERKDNEKGQELSAGREKDGRERESDRKDNEKGQELSAGREKDGRDRKDNEKGQELSAGREKDGRERERDWKDNEKGQELSAGREKDGRDRKDNEKGQELSAGRERDGREREREGLGEDFERTPSGRVRRRSAQVAVFHLQEIAEDELDKDWGTKRDDLVPDSKRLNYTRPGLPMFSPKLVESWKNEVKEKGFICCSNGSCEAVYSSVSGLKAHLANCNQAEGDAGKYTCLLCQKEFSSESGVKYHISKTHSQNWFRAFSHSSSRSKPPDYQGKTEVKNGATMGKRRGRKPKERPPEATPVQTNTFFSTTQNSTPTLNMGQTPVPTETGNPGSLTLNRQPNQPTTRRSKPKWVPPPPE from the exons ATGGAGGAcgtgcaggaggagagagagaggctgcgtAGAGTGCTCAAACAGACGGGACGAATCAAGTGTCCTAAGGAG agctgctcAGCCCATTTTTTCAGCCTGATGGGATACCAGTACCATCAGAAGCGCTGTGGCAGACAGCTATCAGAGGAGGACAAGCCTGTGTTTCTGTGTCAGCACTGTGGGAAGACCTACCGCTCTAAGACTGGCAGAGACTACCACCTCTGCACTGAACACCCCACCACTAACAACAATACCACCGgcagaggg atgagaacagaggagggaCAGCCTGCAGGAAGGAGGGAACAGAaccacatggagagagagaaggatgggagagagagggagagagagaggaaggacaacGAAAAGGGTCAGGAGTTGTCTGCAGGTAGGgagaaggatgggagagagagggagagagacaggaaggacaaCGAAAAGGGTCAGGAGTTGTCTGCGGGTAGGgagaaggatgggagagagagggagagagacaggaaggacaaCGAAAAGGGTCAGGAGTTGTCTGCGGGTAGGgagaaggatgggagagagagggagagcgagaggaaagaCAACGAAAAGGGTCAGGAGTTGTCTGCGGGTAGGgagaaggatgggagagagagggagagcgacaggAAGGACAACGAAAAGGGTCAGGAGTTGTCTGCGGGTAGGGAGaaggatgggagagacaggaaggacaaCGAAAAGGGTCAGGAGTTGTCTGCGGGTAGGgagaaggatgggagagagagggagagagactggaagGACAACGAAAAGGGTCAGGAGTTGTCTGCGGGTAGGGAGaaggatgggagagacaggaaggacaaCGAAAAGGGTCAGGAGTTGTCTGcgggtagggagagagatgggagagagagggagagagaggggctgggggaggACTTTGAGAGGACTCCTAGTGGTAGGGTGAGACGTCGGTCTGCCCAGGTAGCAGTGTTCCACCTGCAGGAGATAGCAGAGGATGAACTGGACAAGGACTGGGGCACCAAGCGAGACGACCTGGTACCGGACAGCAAGAGG TTGAACTACACTCGTCCTGGTCTTCCCATGTTCAGTCCCAAGCTGGTGGAGAGCTGGAAGAACGAGGTCAAAGAGAAGGGCTTCATCTGCTGCTCCAACGGA AGCTGTGAAGCTGTTTACTCCAGTGTGTCCGGACTCAAAGCTCATCTAGCCAACTGTAACCAG GCAGAGGGCGATGCAGGGAAGTACACCTGCTTACTGTGCCAGAAGGAATTCAGCTCAGAGAGTGGTGTCAAATACCACATCAGCAAGACCCACTCTCAG AACTGGTTCCGAGCCTTCAgccacagcagcagcaggagcaaaCCGCCAGACTACCAAGGGAAAACGGAGGTCAAGAACGGAGCCACCATGGGAAAGAGGAGAGGCCGCAAGCCCAAAGAGCGCCCCCCTGAGGCCACCCCCGTCCAAACAAACACTTTTTTCAGCACCACCCAAAACTCAACCCCCACCCTGAACATGGGCCAGACCCCGGTCCCGACAGAGACAGGAAACCCAGGGAGCCTGACGCTAAACAGACAGCCCAACCAACCCACCACACGGAGGAGTAAGCCCAAGTGGGTGCCCCCTCCCCCCGAGTAG
- the LOC135559510 gene encoding nipped-B-like protein B isoform X1: MTFELLCDLCPLTLQLQDALKCQQCQKQFRSKAGLNYHTMAEHSSEALGSEDQMEDVQEERERLRRVLKQTGRIKCPKESCSAHFFSLMGYQYHQKRCGRQLSEEDKPVFLCQHCGKTYRSKTGRDYHLCTEHPTTNNNTTGRGMRTEEGQPAGRREQNHMEREKDGRERERERKDNEKGQELSAGREKDGRERERDRKDNEKGQELSAGREKDGRERERDRKDNEKGQELSAGREKDGRERESERKDNEKGQELSAGREKDGRERESDRKDNEKGQELSAGREKDGRDRKDNEKGQELSAGREKDGRERERDWKDNEKGQELSAGREKDGRDRKDNEKGQELSAGRERDGREREREGLGEDFERTPSGRVRRRSAQVAVFHLQEIAEDELDKDWGTKRDDLVPDSKRLNYTRPGLPMFSPKLVESWKNEVKEKGFICCSNGSCEAVYSSVSGLKAHLANCNQAEGDAGKYTCLLCQKEFSSESGVKYHISKTHSQNWFRAFSHSSSRSKPPDYQGKTEVKNGATMGKRRGRKPKERPPEATPVQTNTFFSTTQNSTPTLNMGQTPVPTETGNPGSLTLNRQPNQPTTRRSKPKWVPPPPE, from the exons gcTTTGGGGAGCGAGGACCAGATGGAGGAcgtgcaggaggagagagagaggctgcgtAGAGTGCTCAAACAGACGGGACGAATCAAGTGTCCTAAGGAG agctgctcAGCCCATTTTTTCAGCCTGATGGGATACCAGTACCATCAGAAGCGCTGTGGCAGACAGCTATCAGAGGAGGACAAGCCTGTGTTTCTGTGTCAGCACTGTGGGAAGACCTACCGCTCTAAGACTGGCAGAGACTACCACCTCTGCACTGAACACCCCACCACTAACAACAATACCACCGgcagaggg atgagaacagaggagggaCAGCCTGCAGGAAGGAGGGAACAGAaccacatggagagagagaaggatgggagagagagggagagagagaggaaggacaacGAAAAGGGTCAGGAGTTGTCTGCAGGTAGGgagaaggatgggagagagagggagagagacaggaaggacaaCGAAAAGGGTCAGGAGTTGTCTGCGGGTAGGgagaaggatgggagagagagggagagagacaggaaggacaaCGAAAAGGGTCAGGAGTTGTCTGCGGGTAGGgagaaggatgggagagagagggagagcgagaggaaagaCAACGAAAAGGGTCAGGAGTTGTCTGCGGGTAGGgagaaggatgggagagagagggagagcgacaggAAGGACAACGAAAAGGGTCAGGAGTTGTCTGCGGGTAGGGAGaaggatgggagagacaggaaggacaaCGAAAAGGGTCAGGAGTTGTCTGCGGGTAGGgagaaggatgggagagagagggagagagactggaagGACAACGAAAAGGGTCAGGAGTTGTCTGCGGGTAGGGAGaaggatgggagagacaggaaggacaaCGAAAAGGGTCAGGAGTTGTCTGcgggtagggagagagatgggagagagagggagagagaggggctgggggaggACTTTGAGAGGACTCCTAGTGGTAGGGTGAGACGTCGGTCTGCCCAGGTAGCAGTGTTCCACCTGCAGGAGATAGCAGAGGATGAACTGGACAAGGACTGGGGCACCAAGCGAGACGACCTGGTACCGGACAGCAAGAGG TTGAACTACACTCGTCCTGGTCTTCCCATGTTCAGTCCCAAGCTGGTGGAGAGCTGGAAGAACGAGGTCAAAGAGAAGGGCTTCATCTGCTGCTCCAACGGA AGCTGTGAAGCTGTTTACTCCAGTGTGTCCGGACTCAAAGCTCATCTAGCCAACTGTAACCAG GCAGAGGGCGATGCAGGGAAGTACACCTGCTTACTGTGCCAGAAGGAATTCAGCTCAGAGAGTGGTGTCAAATACCACATCAGCAAGACCCACTCTCAG AACTGGTTCCGAGCCTTCAgccacagcagcagcaggagcaaaCCGCCAGACTACCAAGGGAAAACGGAGGTCAAGAACGGAGCCACCATGGGAAAGAGGAGAGGCCGCAAGCCCAAAGAGCGCCCCCCTGAGGCCACCCCCGTCCAAACAAACACTTTTTTCAGCACCACCCAAAACTCAACCCCCACCCTGAACATGGGCCAGACCCCGGTCCCGACAGAGACAGGAAACCCAGGGAGCCTGACGCTAAACAGACAGCCCAACCAACCCACCACACGGAGGAGTAAGCCCAAGTGGGTGCCCCCTCCCCCCGAGTAG